From Hartmannibacter diazotrophicus, a single genomic window includes:
- a CDS encoding Flp family type IVb pilin has translation MQRIGERATSLFRSRTLRDFARDRKGTTAVEYAILITMLSTFVLSISGVGGNIVTNFYEVLTQKVADATSNSAGSS, from the coding sequence ATGCAACGGATTGGTGAAAGAGCCACTTCTCTGTTCCGGTCGCGCACGCTTCGTGATTTCGCCCGCGACCGCAAGGGCACCACCGCCGTTGAATACGCCATCCTGATCACGATGCTGTCGACCTTCGTCCTCAGCATTTCCGGTGTCGGCGGCAACATCGTCACGAATTTCTACGAAGTTCTGACGCAGAAGGTCGCGGACGCCACCTCCAATTCCGCCGGGTCGTCGTAA
- a CDS encoding methyltransferase domain-containing protein — translation MSSAPRLFDRSAIASRRRRVIAAGDRDKAFLLDLVAEDITERLMTVTRDFPLALAIGGPTDALARALEAAPRVGRVVRADVFAAGPAGEHPADVVLDDEYLPFANERFDLIVSGLSLQFVNDLPGALVQIRRALKPDGLFLGVLAGGDSLTELRDALAAAEVEQTGGLSPRIAPMSEVRDMGGLLQRAGFALPVADQDRLTLRYATPFDLMRELKDMGASNALADRRRSLTSPGLMMRAAELYAERHGDPDGRVRATICLVSISGWAPHESQQKPLRPGSAKTRLADALGTSETKL, via the coding sequence ATGTCCTCAGCACCCAGACTTTTCGACCGCTCTGCGATTGCCTCCCGCCGGCGGCGCGTCATCGCGGCGGGCGACAGGGACAAGGCCTTCCTGCTCGATCTCGTGGCCGAAGACATCACCGAGCGGCTGATGACGGTGACGCGTGACTTTCCACTGGCGCTCGCCATCGGAGGACCGACGGATGCGCTGGCGCGGGCGCTTGAAGCCGCGCCGAGAGTCGGCCGGGTCGTGCGGGCGGATGTCTTCGCGGCGGGACCTGCTGGCGAACATCCGGCCGATGTCGTTCTGGACGACGAATACCTGCCTTTTGCGAACGAGCGCTTCGACCTCATCGTCTCCGGTCTGTCGCTGCAGTTCGTCAACGATCTGCCGGGCGCGCTCGTGCAGATTCGGCGCGCGCTGAAGCCGGACGGGCTTTTCCTCGGGGTGCTTGCCGGCGGCGACAGCCTTACCGAACTCCGGGATGCGCTGGCGGCGGCGGAAGTGGAGCAGACGGGCGGTCTTTCTCCCCGCATCGCGCCGATGAGCGAGGTGCGCGACATGGGCGGCCTTCTCCAGCGGGCGGGATTTGCCTTGCCGGTCGCCGATCAGGACCGGTTGACCCTGCGCTATGCGACACCCTTCGATCTCATGCGGGAACTGAAGGACATGGGCGCCAGCAACGCGCTCGCCGATCGCCGCCGGTCGCTGACGAGCCCCGGACTCATGATGCGGGCTGCCGAACTTTACGCCGAACGGCATGGCGACCCGGACGGGCGCGTGCGCGCCACGATCTGCCTCGTCTCAATTTCGGGATGGGCGCCGCACGAAAGCCAGCAGAAGCCGCTCAGGCCGGGCAGCGCCAAGACGCGCCTTGCCGACGCTCTCGGGACGAGCGAAACGAAGCTGTGA
- the mutT gene encoding 8-oxo-dGTP diphosphatase MutT, with product MLLVVACALIDGDGRVLISQRPEGKALAGLWEFPGGKVDSGESPEDALIRELSEELGITVKAPCLAPLTFASFNYETFHLLMPLYVCRRWEGFASGCEGQAIKWVRPRDLRDYPMPPADEPLVAHLIDLL from the coding sequence ATGCTTCTGGTCGTCGCCTGCGCGCTCATCGACGGCGACGGCCGGGTGCTCATCTCCCAGCGCCCGGAAGGCAAAGCCCTCGCAGGCCTTTGGGAATTTCCCGGCGGCAAGGTCGACAGCGGCGAAAGTCCGGAAGACGCGCTGATCCGGGAACTCTCCGAAGAGCTCGGAATAACAGTTAAGGCGCCTTGCCTTGCCCCGTTGACTTTTGCGAGTTTCAATTACGAAACATTTCATCTTTTGATGCCACTATATGTCTGTCGGCGCTGGGAAGGTTTTGCTTCCGGATGCGAAGGACAGGCCATCAAATGGGTTCGACCTCGCGATCTCAGGGACTATCCGATGCCGCCGGCAGATGAACCGCTGGTCGCTCACTTGATCGACTTGCTGTAA